A window of the Dyadobacter pollutisoli genome harbors these coding sequences:
- a CDS encoding RNA polymerase sigma factor, which translates to MKNPGDQIHIEKVKKGDLGSFTFLVDKYKNMAYTIAFKILGNAEDAEDVAQESFVKAFLQINAFQGKSKFSTWLYTIVYRTSVSKLQQDKFQFLSIDEEISENYNDDHSTPQIEQLQATERDKFVKDAIQKLPKIESLLITLYYMNENSVEEIGEITGLSAANIKVKLFRARKVLGKELQFLL; encoded by the coding sequence ATGAAGAATCCGGGGGATCAGATCCATATTGAGAAAGTAAAAAAAGGAGACCTGGGTTCCTTCACTTTTCTTGTTGACAAATACAAAAATATGGCGTACACCATTGCTTTCAAGATCTTGGGCAATGCGGAAGACGCCGAAGATGTGGCGCAGGAAAGTTTTGTCAAGGCTTTTCTTCAGATCAATGCGTTCCAGGGGAAATCGAAATTTTCAACCTGGCTATACACCATTGTTTACAGGACTTCTGTTTCTAAATTGCAGCAGGACAAGTTTCAGTTTCTTTCTATTGATGAAGAAATAAGTGAAAATTACAATGATGACCATTCAACTCCTCAAATTGAACAACTACAAGCCACTGAAAGAGATAAATTTGTAAAGGACGCGATCCAGAAGCTGCCAAAAATAGAGTCGCTGCTGATTACGTTGTATTATATGAATGAAAATTCGGTAGAGGAGATCGGCGAAATTACTGGCTTGTCTGCGGCCAACATCAAAGTAAAGCTGTTCAGGGCCAGGAAGGTTTTGGGAAAAGAACTACAATTTTTGTTATAA
- a CDS encoding ABC transporter permease: protein MIKNYFVIALRNLFKNKVYSFINIAGLAVGIAVAMLIGLWVWDELSFNKYHKNYDRLTQAYINQTFNGQTGSGRAVSLPSVMEMGTKYSADFKNTSMASWNYGHLLANGDKKINKSGMFAQPAFPEMLSLRMISGDLKTALKETGSVVISETVAKALFGNEEALNKTLKLDIKKDVKVTGVYEDIPFNSEFNELSMLLTWNDYLLSENWVKDAQTQWGNHSFQFYAQVADHADIEKVSLKIRDVEMPHAFSKTDNPRYFLHPMSRWHLYSDFKDGKNVGGGIQFVWLFSIIGVFVLLLACINFMNLSTARSEKRAKEVGIRKSIGSLRSQLVFQFLSESFLVVAFALILAILLVALTLPAFNELSGKKVGFPYEYPLFWLILIVFSLFTGLISGSYPAFYLSSFNPLAVLKGTFKLGKWAATPRKVMVVMQFTVSITLIIGTIIVFQQIQHAKNRPVGYDRQGLLQIDISPNIYGKYYPLRDDLLKTGVVYEMSQSSSPTTGIYSNQIGFEWEGMEAGSLPLFGTIAVTHDFGKTIGWKIIQGRDFSRQFSTDTAAFVLNESAVKLTGIKDIVGKTIRFNGKPRQVVGVIKDMVMQSPYEPAVPTVFLMDYEWANLINIKLTPGTEVDKALKKVEAVFRKHDPDSPFEFKFADEEYETKFRTEERIGKLARVFAVLAIFISCLGLFGLAAYTAEQRTKEIGIRKALGASVAQMWAMLSKEFVYLVILSCAIASPIALYFLNDWLKKYEYHIELSWVVFAVSAVTAILITLLTVSFQAIKAALMNPVKSLRSE, encoded by the coding sequence ATGATCAAGAACTATTTCGTTATCGCACTTCGTAATCTCTTCAAGAACAAAGTCTATTCATTTATTAACATCGCCGGCCTAGCAGTCGGAATTGCCGTGGCAATGCTGATCGGTCTCTGGGTGTGGGATGAACTTTCCTTTAACAAATACCATAAAAACTACGACCGGCTCACGCAGGCTTACATTAATCAGACATTCAACGGACAAACAGGCAGCGGCAGGGCCGTATCACTTCCGTCCGTGATGGAAATGGGTACAAAGTATTCGGCGGACTTCAAGAATACGTCGATGGCCTCGTGGAATTATGGGCATTTGCTGGCCAATGGTGATAAGAAGATCAACAAATCCGGGATGTTTGCCCAGCCAGCTTTTCCTGAAATGCTGTCGTTGAGAATGATCAGCGGGGACCTGAAAACAGCGTTGAAAGAGACCGGCTCGGTTGTTATTTCAGAAACTGTCGCAAAAGCATTGTTCGGCAATGAGGAGGCACTGAACAAAACACTTAAACTCGATATTAAAAAGGATGTAAAAGTGACCGGCGTATATGAGGACATTCCTTTCAATTCTGAATTCAATGAACTGAGTATGTTGCTCACCTGGAATGACTACCTGCTTTCTGAAAATTGGGTGAAAGATGCCCAAACGCAATGGGGCAACCATTCTTTTCAATTTTATGCACAGGTCGCCGATCACGCGGACATTGAAAAAGTATCATTGAAAATACGCGATGTTGAAATGCCGCATGCGTTTTCTAAAACAGACAATCCACGCTATTTCCTGCATCCAATGAGCCGGTGGCATTTGTATTCCGATTTCAAGGACGGTAAAAATGTGGGCGGCGGAATTCAGTTTGTTTGGCTTTTCAGCATTATTGGCGTGTTTGTGCTGCTTTTGGCGTGTATCAATTTTATGAACCTCAGCACCGCGCGGTCCGAAAAGCGTGCGAAAGAAGTTGGTATCCGCAAGTCGATCGGTTCACTGAGAAGCCAGCTGGTATTTCAATTCCTGAGCGAATCGTTTCTGGTAGTAGCATTTGCGCTGATACTCGCGATTTTGCTGGTTGCACTTACATTGCCTGCATTCAATGAGCTTTCGGGTAAAAAAGTCGGGTTTCCATATGAATATCCGCTTTTCTGGCTCATATTGATCGTCTTTTCATTATTTACAGGCCTCATTTCGGGAAGCTATCCGGCGTTCTATCTGTCTTCCTTTAATCCGCTGGCAGTTTTGAAAGGAACATTCAAGCTTGGCAAGTGGGCCGCTACGCCGAGAAAAGTAATGGTGGTCATGCAGTTTACAGTCTCCATTACGCTCATTATCGGCACGATCATCGTATTCCAGCAGATCCAACATGCTAAAAACCGGCCCGTAGGCTACGACCGGCAGGGTTTGTTGCAAATCGATATTTCTCCAAACATCTATGGAAAATATTATCCCTTGCGAGACGATCTTTTGAAAACGGGTGTGGTATACGAAATGAGCCAGTCGTCGAGTCCTACTACCGGCATTTATTCCAATCAGATCGGCTTTGAATGGGAGGGAATGGAAGCCGGTTCGCTACCGTTGTTCGGGACGATCGCAGTTACGCATGATTTTGGGAAGACCATTGGCTGGAAAATTATTCAGGGTCGTGACTTTTCAAGACAATTTTCAACAGATACCGCAGCTTTTGTTTTAAATGAATCAGCCGTCAAATTGACAGGGATCAAGGACATTGTGGGTAAAACGATCCGTTTCAATGGGAAACCTCGTCAGGTAGTGGGTGTGATCAAAGATATGGTCATGCAATCTCCTTATGAGCCTGCGGTGCCGACGGTGTTTTTAATGGATTATGAGTGGGCCAACCTGATCAATATAAAACTGACGCCGGGTACTGAGGTAGATAAAGCGTTGAAAAAAGTAGAAGCTGTATTTCGCAAACATGATCCGGATTCACCTTTCGAGTTCAAATTTGCGGATGAGGAATATGAAACCAAATTCAGGACTGAGGAGAGGATTGGTAAGCTGGCGCGTGTTTTCGCGGTTCTGGCGATCTTTATTTCATGTCTGGGCTTGTTCGGTCTGGCGGCTTATACGGCCGAGCAACGCACAAAGGAAATCGGGATCCGCAAAGCGTTGGGTGCCAGTGTGGCGCAAATGTGGGCCATGTTATCCAAGGAATTTGTATACCTGGTGATCCTCTCTTGTGCGATCGCCTCGCCCATCGCATTATATTTCCTCAACGACTGGCTGAAAAAATACGAGTATCACATTGAGCTGAGCTGGGTAGTATTCGCGGTTTCAGCGGTGACGGCCATTTTGATCACACTGTTGACTGTAAGTTTTCAGGCGATTAAAGCTGCACTGATGAATCCAGTGAAATCGCTTAGGAGCGAATAG
- a CDS encoding DUF6249 domain-containing protein, which produces MNGVVISLGAFAGIFGIIYVFLMTRHRERIALIEKGADASIFTDKNFSTYPTLKFGMLFVGIGSGILLGDTLEKYYDFNKGTAYLSMVFLLGGISLILNFLIERKMIN; this is translated from the coding sequence ATGAACGGAGTAGTAATATCACTGGGCGCATTTGCCGGAATTTTCGGAATCATTTATGTTTTCCTGATGACGCGCCACCGGGAACGTATAGCCCTCATCGAGAAAGGTGCAGATGCATCCATTTTTACAGACAAGAATTTTTCTACCTATCCGACATTAAAGTTCGGGATGCTTTTCGTGGGTATTGGCTCGGGTATCCTGCTGGGCGATACGCTGGAAAAATATTATGATTTTAACAAAGGCACCGCCTATTTGTCAATGGTCTTTCTCCTGGGCGGAATAAGTCTGATCCTGAATTTTCTTATTGAACGGAAAATGATCAACTAA
- a CDS encoding outer membrane beta-barrel family protein, which yields MKTLLLIFISILFSGLMCMSRVSFGQTINTGSRISGIVADSSNKKALDYITVNLMTDKTTAIKADFTKTDGSFVFKNLKPLKYSIVIVGVGYQTKTVIADLSDSTKKSIDLGSISISPSVTGLKEVTVTTVKPIVKQEVDRITYDLQADPESKVYSVLEMMRKVPFLSLDADDNVYLKGNADFKILINGKPSSMVERSYKEVLRSMPASSIERIEVITTPPAKYDAEGLAGIINIITNKKVDNGYNGTINVSERFPIGGPGFGGSVSAKLGKIGMTAMAGGSQYNTPSTLNRVSRSTFGESLTNTNQNGFAKSANKNGYIGYEISYEIDTLNLLSAQFNINGSKSEGSGYQTSRLNRSSEILEAYRVDNNNRGDGNGMDAALNFQRTSKADKNRLLTFSYRYFGYNNKQNSNLSISEQVNFGLPDYRQINSQSFSEQTFQVDIVYPVKKLTIEAGLKGIMRDNRSDFRYDVFNPETNGYQISPGMSNKYNNTQNVFGVYNTYQYSLKNWSFKGGVRIEQTVVDADFISTDSKVKQNYFNVIPSMSINRKFKNNNALNLGYSQRIQRPGIWQLNPFIDRSNPNFERTGNPNLRPAFVNDVQLTYSLNKKASINIGTGVTAFRDLIFQVAVYDPETNITRNSFENTGTARLIMLMLNVNYPITKKWNFSLNARAAHGKVKGIVNNIPVTNQGIMSQVSVSTGYRLVKDWKVNANLNLNGPNVNLQGSSNAMTSCAFSVSKDVIKDKLTFSAAANNPFTKFRNFRRETSGPDFSQTDYRRDYFRSFNLSLNYKFGRLKAAIKKNQRGIRNDDVQSGN from the coding sequence ATGAAAACATTACTCCTAATTTTCATTTCTATTCTCTTCTCCGGACTCATGTGCATGAGCCGCGTGTCTTTTGGACAGACTATCAACACTGGTAGCCGGATATCCGGCATTGTTGCCGATTCTTCAAACAAGAAAGCGCTTGACTACATCACTGTCAATCTGATGACTGATAAAACCACGGCGATCAAGGCTGATTTTACCAAAACCGATGGATCGTTTGTGTTTAAAAACCTGAAACCACTGAAATATTCGATCGTCATTGTTGGGGTAGGTTACCAGACAAAAACGGTGATAGCGGACCTTTCGGACAGTACCAAAAAGAGCATTGATCTTGGCTCAATATCTATCAGTCCGAGCGTTACAGGCCTAAAAGAAGTAACCGTGACCACAGTCAAACCTATTGTAAAACAGGAGGTGGACCGGATCACCTACGACTTGCAGGCGGATCCCGAGAGTAAAGTTTACAGCGTATTGGAAATGATGCGGAAAGTGCCATTTCTGTCCCTAGACGCTGACGATAATGTTTATCTGAAAGGCAATGCGGATTTCAAGATCCTGATTAATGGCAAGCCGTCCAGTATGGTCGAAAGAAGTTATAAGGAAGTGTTGCGCAGCATGCCGGCGTCGTCGATTGAGCGGATCGAGGTGATCACAACGCCACCTGCCAAATATGATGCGGAGGGGTTGGCTGGGATTATCAACATTATTACCAACAAAAAAGTGGATAACGGCTACAATGGTACGATCAATGTCAGCGAGCGGTTTCCAATCGGCGGGCCTGGTTTTGGCGGATCGGTGTCGGCCAAATTGGGGAAAATAGGAATGACTGCCATGGCCGGTGGAAGCCAGTACAACACGCCATCAACATTGAATAGAGTGAGTAGGAGTACTTTCGGGGAATCTCTAACCAATACGAATCAGAATGGATTTGCGAAATCAGCCAACAAAAACGGTTATATAGGTTATGAAATCAGCTACGAAATTGATACGCTGAACCTGTTGAGTGCGCAGTTCAATATCAATGGCAGTAAGTCAGAAGGTTCAGGTTATCAGACGTCCCGATTGAACCGGAGCAGTGAAATCCTGGAAGCATATCGGGTTGACAACAACAACCGGGGGGATGGAAACGGAATGGATGCAGCACTCAACTTTCAGCGGACTTCAAAAGCGGATAAAAATAGGCTCCTGACATTCTCTTATCGCTATTTTGGGTATAACAATAAGCAAAACAGTAACCTCTCGATCTCGGAGCAGGTCAACTTCGGGCTGCCCGATTACCGCCAGATCAATTCACAAAGTTTTTCGGAACAGACTTTTCAGGTGGATATCGTGTATCCAGTCAAAAAACTGACGATTGAGGCCGGTTTAAAAGGCATTATGCGAGATAATCGCAGTGATTTTCGATATGATGTTTTTAATCCTGAGACAAACGGGTATCAGATCAGTCCCGGGATGAGCAACAAGTACAACAATACTCAAAACGTCTTCGGTGTTTACAATACCTATCAATATAGCCTAAAAAACTGGTCTTTTAAAGGAGGTGTACGCATTGAACAAACGGTCGTCGACGCGGACTTTATTTCTACCGATTCAAAGGTAAAGCAAAACTATTTCAACGTGATCCCGTCGATGTCTATCAACCGTAAATTCAAGAATAACAATGCATTGAACCTGGGTTACTCGCAGCGTATCCAGCGCCCTGGAATCTGGCAGCTAAATCCATTTATCGACCGCTCCAACCCAAATTTCGAAAGAACCGGGAATCCAAACTTGCGACCTGCATTTGTTAACGACGTTCAATTGACTTACAGCCTGAATAAAAAAGCATCTATCAATATTGGGACTGGCGTTACAGCTTTTCGTGACCTTATCTTCCAAGTGGCAGTTTATGACCCGGAAACGAACATCACACGGAATTCGTTTGAGAACACCGGTACGGCGCGTCTCATTATGCTCATGCTAAATGTCAATTATCCGATCACGAAAAAATGGAATTTCAGCCTGAATGCCAGAGCCGCCCATGGAAAAGTGAAAGGAATTGTAAACAACATTCCAGTGACGAATCAAGGCATTATGTCGCAAGTTTCGGTATCCACGGGTTACCGGCTGGTTAAAGACTGGAAAGTGAATGCGAATCTGAACCTGAATGGGCCCAATGTTAATTTACAGGGAAGCAGTAATGCCATGACCAGCTGTGCCTTCAGTGTGAGCAAAGACGTGATCAAGGATAAATTAACATTCTCGGCCGCAGCCAATAACCCATTTACCAAATTCAGAAACTTCCGGCGGGAGACGTCGGGGCCGGATTTCAGCCAGACTGATTATCGAAGGGATTACTTCCGGTCATTCAATCTGAGCTTGAACTACAAATTTGGCCGTCTGAAAGCTGCTATTAAGAAAAACCAGAGAGGTATCAGGAACGACGATGTACAAAGCGGAAATTAG
- a CDS encoding ABC transporter permease: MLRNYLKIALRNLLKHKSFSFINIAGVAIGLACFLLLSLYVKDELSYDRHHANADRIYRLARTFLSKDGTESLRLGHAAPPFGPLVKQDFPEVEQVVRLLEVDALVKHGEKIFNEENMFAAEANVFKVFTFDVTQGNPDKALENPFSIMFSRPMAEKYFGKESPIGKTVRLDNQFDYTITGVFEPLPAQSHFHPNFLVSFSTLNDNRVYGAEGLRTNWGNNSFSTFLLLPKNYDVQKLVKAFPAFQNRHIDPKASTYSVLNLMKLTDIHLHSHLDSEIEANGDIQYVYLFSAIAIFILIIACINYMNLATARSATRAKEVGMRKVIGAVRHQLIRQFLSESILLVSVSLLFAIVLVIVCLPFMNDFTQKQLSFQSLMDPVFLSIVVGITLFTGLIAGSYPAFFMTSFQPLSVFKGKIASALKNGNLRQVLVVTQFAIAVALIISTAVVYNQMRYIKNYKLGYSKDQVVLLSAGNDSTINYESIKQQLKANSNIIEVGRSSRIPSGRLLDSWDAYVMKGDSMAPTDITIKSLSVDEDFIPAYEIEMAAGRNFSRAFSTDKTGGFVLNETAVKLLGWKNPAYAVGNRFGYGDIRGQIIGVTKDYHFESLHQKVAPIAMFAQPGRMGWMSIHISGGNIKEALAHIESVWQNHFPDRPFAYEFLDQKFGQLYAREQTQQLLFGIFAGIAIFISCLGLLGLSMFMAEIRTKEIGVRKVLGASVASLVILLSNDFLKLVLVAIVIASPIAWYAMNSWLQDFAYHTEIKWWVFASAALISIVIALFTISFQSIKAALMNPVKSLKSE, translated from the coding sequence ATGCTGAGAAACTATCTTAAAATCGCGCTGCGAAACCTGTTGAAACACAAGTCGTTCAGCTTCATTAATATAGCAGGTGTAGCCATTGGGCTTGCCTGTTTTCTGCTGTTATCCCTCTACGTGAAAGATGAGCTGAGCTATGACCGTCACCATGCGAATGCGGACAGGATTTACAGACTGGCAAGAACGTTTCTTTCCAAAGACGGTACCGAATCATTGCGTCTGGGACACGCAGCGCCACCTTTTGGCCCGCTCGTGAAACAGGACTTTCCGGAGGTAGAGCAGGTAGTGAGGTTGTTGGAAGTGGATGCACTCGTGAAGCACGGCGAGAAGATATTCAATGAAGAAAACATGTTCGCTGCCGAAGCCAATGTGTTCAAAGTATTCACTTTTGATGTCACGCAGGGCAACCCGGACAAAGCTTTGGAAAATCCATTTTCCATTATGTTCTCGCGGCCGATGGCAGAAAAATATTTTGGCAAAGAAAGCCCGATCGGTAAAACCGTGCGGCTGGATAACCAGTTTGACTACACCATTACCGGCGTTTTTGAGCCGCTTCCGGCACAATCACATTTTCATCCCAATTTTCTGGTCTCATTTTCGACATTGAATGACAACCGCGTTTACGGAGCCGAAGGATTGAGAACCAACTGGGGGAACAACTCATTCTCAACATTCCTGCTGCTGCCTAAAAATTACGACGTGCAAAAACTGGTCAAAGCATTTCCTGCATTCCAGAACCGTCATATTGATCCCAAAGCCTCAACTTACTCAGTATTGAACCTGATGAAGCTGACGGACATTCACCTGCATTCACATCTTGATTCCGAAATTGAGGCTAATGGTGATATACAATACGTATACCTTTTTTCAGCCATTGCGATTTTTATACTCATTATTGCCTGCATCAACTATATGAACCTGGCCACGGCGCGTTCGGCAACCCGGGCCAAGGAAGTAGGCATGAGGAAAGTGATAGGCGCGGTGCGTCATCAATTGATCCGGCAGTTTTTGAGCGAATCCATTTTGCTGGTTTCGGTTTCCCTGCTTTTTGCAATCGTGCTGGTGATCGTATGTCTGCCTTTCATGAATGATTTTACCCAAAAACAGCTTTCATTCCAATCCCTGATGGATCCTGTGTTCCTTTCCATCGTGGTAGGTATCACATTGTTTACCGGGCTGATAGCAGGAAGTTATCCTGCATTTTTCATGACGTCGTTTCAGCCGCTGAGCGTTTTCAAAGGTAAGATCGCCTCTGCATTGAAGAATGGAAACCTGCGTCAGGTGCTCGTAGTGACCCAATTTGCCATTGCTGTCGCGCTCATCATCAGTACTGCGGTGGTGTATAACCAAATGCGTTACATTAAAAATTACAAACTGGGTTATTCCAAAGACCAGGTTGTGCTGCTATCTGCCGGAAATGATTCTACGATCAACTATGAAAGCATTAAGCAACAACTGAAAGCCAATAGCAACATTATCGAAGTAGGCCGCTCCTCGCGGATTCCTTCGGGCAGGTTACTGGATTCCTGGGATGCCTATGTTATGAAAGGAGATTCCATGGCGCCAACCGATATCACTATCAAGTCATTATCGGTGGATGAAGATTTTATCCCTGCCTATGAGATCGAAATGGCTGCGGGAAGGAATTTCTCACGTGCTTTTTCAACAGATAAAACGGGTGGGTTTGTCCTCAATGAAACTGCGGTCAAACTTTTGGGCTGGAAAAATCCTGCGTATGCCGTAGGAAACAGGTTTGGCTATGGGGACATCCGCGGACAGATTATTGGCGTTACCAAAGACTACCACTTTGAATCATTACACCAAAAAGTAGCGCCTATTGCCATGTTTGCCCAGCCGGGCCGCATGGGCTGGATGTCTATACATATTTCGGGTGGCAACATTAAAGAAGCGCTGGCGCACATCGAATCTGTATGGCAAAATCATTTTCCCGACCGCCCATTCGCTTACGAATTCCTGGATCAGAAATTCGGACAGCTGTATGCGCGGGAACAAACTCAGCAGCTGCTTTTTGGAATATTTGCAGGCATTGCTATTTTCATATCGTGCCTTGGCTTGTTAGGTCTGTCCATGTTTATGGCCGAGATCAGGACCAAGGAAATAGGGGTTCGCAAGGTGCTTGGCGCGTCGGTTGCCAGTCTCGTGATTTTGCTTTCCAATGATTTTCTCAAACTGGTCCTCGTTGCGATCGTCATTGCCTCGCCCATTGCCTGGTATGCCATGAATAGCTGGTTGCAGGATTTTGCATATCATACCGAGATTAAATGGTGGGTTTTTGCATCGGCAGCACTGATATCGATTGTGATCGCATTATTCACGATCAGTTTCCAGAGTATCAAGGCAGCATTAATGAACCCGGTGAAGTCTTTAAAAAGTGAGTAA